From the Anguilla anguilla isolate fAngAng1 chromosome 6, fAngAng1.pri, whole genome shotgun sequence genome, one window contains:
- the gjd2b gene encoding gap junction protein delta 2b, with protein MGEWTILERLLEAAVQQHSTMIGRILLTVVVIFRILIVAIVGETVYDDEQTMFVCNTLQPGCNQACYDKAFPISHIRYWVFQIIMVCTPSLCFITYSVHQTAKPKDRKYSTVYLSLDKDSDSNKRDNSKKIKNTIVNGVLQNTENSTKAAEPDCLEVKDIPTSAMRPTKSKMRRQEGISRFYIIQVVFRNALEIGFLVGQYFLYGFNVPAVYECDRYPCIKDVECYVSRPTEKTVFLVFMFAVSGICVVLNLAELNHLGWRKIKTAVRGVQARRKSIYEIRNKDLPRMSMPNFGRTQSSDSAYV; from the exons ATGGGGGAATGGACCATCTTGGAGCGGCTCCTGGAGGCGGCTGTACAGCAACACTCCACTATGATAGGAAG gATCCTATTAACAGTGGTGGTGATCTTCCGGATTCTGATCGTAGCAATAGTCGGAGAAACAGTCTATGACGACGAGCAAACCATGTTTGTGTGCAATACCTTACAACCGGGCTGCAACCAGGCATGCTACGACAAAGCATTCCCAATTTCGCACATCAGATATTGGGTGTTCCAAATCATTATGGTCTGTACTCCGAGTCTGTGTTTCATTACTTACTCTGTGCACCAGACTGCCAAACCAAAGGATCGCAAATACTCCACTGTCTATCTGTCGTTAGACAAGGACTCGGATTCGAACAAACGTGATAACagtaaaaagattaaaaacacaattgttAATGGAGTACTTCAGAATACAGAAAACTCAACGAAAGCGGCCGAGCCAGACTGCTTAGAAGTAAAAGACATTCCCACCTCGGCTATGAGACCTACCAAGTCGAAAATGAGGAGGCAAGAAGGTATCTCAAGATTCTACATTATCCAAGTCGTTTTCAGAAACGCGCTTGAGATTGGATTTCTCGTAGGTCAATATTTCCTTTACGGATTCAACGTCCCAGCTGTGTACGAGTGCGATCGATACCCGTGCATTAAAGATGTAGAATGCTACGTCTCGAGACCAACGGAGAAGACTGTCTTCCTAGTCTTTATGTTTGCCGTGAGTGGGATTTGCGTAGTCCTGAATTTAGCAGAACTCAATCACCTTGGATGGAGGAAAATCAAAACTGCCGTGAGGGGTGTGCAAGCCAGGAGGAAGTCCATCTACGAAATCAGGAATAAAGATTTGCCCCGAATGAGTATGCCAAATTTCGGCCGTACTCAGTCAAGTGACTCCGCTTATGTTTAG
- the LOC118230185 gene encoding LOW QUALITY PROTEIN: actin-like (The sequence of the model RefSeq protein was modified relative to this genomic sequence to represent the inferred CDS: inserted 2 bases in 2 codons; deleted 2 bases in 2 codons): protein MGVMVDMGQKDVYVTNEGQTKRGILTLKYPVNVSHSIITNWGNMEKKWXTFYSELHVASKEQPTLLTETPLSPKANRAKMTQIKFEAFXVPAMYMAIQAVFSLYASGRTAGIVLDSGDSVTHNVAIYEGFPRFFVLSHVP, encoded by the exons ATGGGTGTGATGGTGGACATGGGCCAGAAGGATGTTTATGTTACCAATGAGGGGCAGACCAAGCGAGGTATTCTCACACTGAAGTATCCTGTCAATGTATCCCACAGCATCATCACCAACTGGGgcaatatggaaaaaaaat gcACCTTCTACAGCGAGCTACATGTGGCCTCCAAAGAACAGCCCACCCTTCTGACTGAGACCCCGCTCAGT CCAAAAGCCAACCGTGCAAAGATGACCCAGATCAAGTTTGAGGCCT GCGTTCCTGCCATGTACATGGCGATCCAGGCAGTT TTTTCGCTATATGCTTCTGGTCGTACCGCAG GGATTGTACTGGACTCTGGTGACAGTGTGACACACAATGTTGCCATCTATGAGGGCTTCCCCAGGT TTTTTGTCCTGTCTCACGTCCCTTAG